cttacaataattgttactataaaattaactgCAGTGTCAGTTCGAAAGTAAAGTGTGTCGCGAGTgtgattttacaatttatacttacttatattgtgCAAGATGAACTAAATATTTCTTGGTTATAACATATATCTGTGTTAGTTATGTCTAACCAAACAGCTTCCCCTTTCGGGCGTAGCCAACTATTGCAGCGAAGTCCTCCACCGACTCCAAATCAACCAGAACCAGTTCAACCTATTGAGCAAATTCCACCTCAAGCTCCAGCCGTGTTGGCTGGTGAGTTACCCCCTGAAGTTGTTTCAACACCAGATATCCAGAAATGGATTGGGTCAATAGACGCCGTTCTCACTGAGGTCTGCACCATAGTCTCAGAAGGGAAAATGAACAACGATCAAAAGCAGCGTGTCTCCGCCCTTTGTCGCAACGTTTTAAAGGGGACAAGTCAAATGGCCGTAGAATATCAAGCTTTAAAGCAAAAAACCATCCAAGCGCACCACACAGTACTGCATCTAAAAGAACAGCTGGACCTTGCAGAATCTATTAAGGTGATCAAAAATACTATAATCGACAAATTATCGCCTTCTGACATAACCTCTTCATCTTACGCtaacatagtaaaaaaaagttCCGAAACCCTCATCCGCCCAGCAAATCTGAGTTCTGTGGCCATCTATCCTTGCGACAAGACGAGAACAAGCGAAGACACAAAGTCACTTGTTCAGAAAATTATTTCGCCTGAAGAACTAAAGCTTCATGTCCGTGGCCTAAAAAAAGTCAGAAACGGGGGTGTACTTATTAGGACCGAGAACAAAGGAGATATTGAAAAGCTCAGGAATTCAACGAAACTGATGTCATCTGGCCTTACGGTAGAAGAAACCCCCAAGCGCCGACCTAGGATTGCTGTCGTTGGAGTTCCAGTAGCACTTACTGAAAGAGAAGTATTTGATTGCATCTATGAGCAAAACCTTTCGGAGAAATTGGCAAATAGTACTCGAGAGTCCTTTCTTGCTACTGTCAAATTGAGCCATAAGTCAGGTAAGAAAGGTCTTCCCACTTGCAATTATATATTAGAAGTTTCTGCTGCCGTCAGGAAAGTACTCATAAACCAAGGCCGGATTTTTATAAACTGGACTTCTTGCCCTGTAAGAGATTACACAATAGTTACAAGATGCTTCAACTGCCAGCAGTTTGGCCATGCAGCCAAGTTTTGTCGTGAAACTAGTCCTACGTGCAACCACTGTGGGGAGACTGGGCATTCCCACAAGGAGTGTAACAGTAAATCTTCTCCGCCTCAATGTGCGACGTGCAAGCGCTTCAAGAAGAAATGTGACCATCAGACTGGTGACGCAGAGTGTCCGGCGCGTAAATATGCTGAgattaattatatcaattcGATTGACTATGAAGGCGCCTAAGAGCGCCCCGGACAGTTTATTTAGTAGCACTTAGTTATTGTCTCGTAAGTTAAAAGTTactctatattttattaatttagtaattagtttttatggCCAGTCAGCTAATCACTGATCTGGATGAATTTTCTGTGTCTGAAGCCAATACCTGTAATGTAGAAGATTGTAAACTTCTTCTTCCTTCTGGGGAAAATACGCTTACGCTACTAACTCAAAATATTCGCAGTATTAATCGCAACATGGATGGCTTTGAAGTTCTATTAGAAAGTCTTGACATTAACTGTGATGTTATTGTCCTAACAGAATGTTGGCTATCTTCTCAGACAGCCAATTTACCTTCTCTCGACGGCTACTGCActcacaaaacaaattcaaacatgAATCAGAATGATGGTGTAGTGGTGTACatcaaaaacaacttaaaagttCTAGTGGAAGAGCCCAGAGTTCAAAATAGTAActgtttagtaattaaaattattccggATACTGTAATTATGGCCATTTATAGGCCACCGTCTCAAAACCTTGACAGCTTTTTGGACTCACTTGATgtaaacttaaaacatttatctgcttttaagaacattatattaatgggtgacataaatattaatattgcttCTGAGAGAGCAGATACACATGTACATAACTAcctaaatatttgttcatttcaTGGTCTTTTACCAACCCATTATTATCCCACGCACCAGTCTGGGTCATGTTTGGATCATTTCATCATAAAAACCCGACATCCGAACAAAACATTAGTCACCAATTCATCGCTTACGGACCATCAAGCTATTTtgctaacaatacaaaaatcctCACCTAGAAAAAACTGCATGCGTAgctttttaaaaattgatatgaCTAATCTTGCACGTGCCATTCGCGACATCGACTTTGACCCTGTTTACGATACTAATGAcgcaaatatttcattacagtattttataaatgcgcTACAACATgcgataaacaaaaatacaattaccaaaataacGTCTAGAAGGTATAAATCGATCGAACCGTGGATCACTCCAGGTCTCGTTCGTTGTATACGGCATAGGGACAAACTACACCAAAAATCAAAACTTGCACCTGATAATGAAATACTTTCTATTTCATATAAAAGGTATAGAAACTTTTGtaacaaccttttaaaaaaagttaaatatcaaCACGAGAAGAATGAGTTACAGAAGGCAGGAAAAAACAGTAAACTCGTTtggaaatttattaaaacaaatacttttcgaTCGAAAAATCCTGAACCCCCACTCGAATTACTGTCTTCAGAAATAAACCCACTAGTAGccgcaaataaagtaaatagtttttttgctAACATTGGCAAAACCTTAGCTGAAAAATCCTTGAACCATAGTACTTATCCCCACCAACCATTGTCGGCTGTAAATACCCCTACGAAAACatcaaaatcttttgttttattaaacactgACGTCAATGAAATTTTAAGGATAATTACAGGGTTAAAGGACGATTGCGCTGTTGGGTGGGATGGCATTCCTAATAACATACTGAAAAGGTTTAAACACCTTCTTGCTCCTCCATTGACCCATATTTTTCAGTCATGTTTGTCTAAAGGAATCTTTCCCAAACCGCTTAAAAAAGCAGTAGTTACGCCAGTTTTCAAAGCGGGAGATAAAAACTGTGTTAACAACTATAGACCCATTTCAGTATTAACAGGTCTctcaaaaattttagaaaaaattataaatagtagaTTAATAGATTATCTTGAAATTAACAATTTGCTTTCAAATAACCAATTTGGGTTTAGACCAAAAAGATCGACTAACCAAGCAGTTCACAGACTGTCCGAATACATTAGTACTAACCTTGACAAGGGTATGCATACCATTGGGATTTTCCTGGACCTCGCTAAAGCTTTTGACACAATTTCTTGTTCTATGTTACTACACAAGCTTGAAAAACTTGGAATAAGAGGCGAACAACTTCAGTTGTTCACCGATTATCTTAGAGATCGTCAACAATGCGTTAAAATAGGTCAGTACACAAGTTCTGAGATGGAAAATAGTGGTTTCGGAATACCTCAAGGAAGTATTTTGGGAcctacattgtttttaatttacattaatgatTTATGTAGTTTGGTCCTTCGTAATGGGCTAATATTATCATATGCGGATGACACAGCCCTATTGTTTTCCGCTGAATCTCAAAGTGAAACATATGAATATGCCCAAAACGGTTTTAATGTTGTGTCAAATTGGCTTCATCAAAATCTTCTAacattaaatatagataaaactaaatatatttcattctcAATTAGAAACATTAATCCACCGCTTAATAACCTAGATATATTTGCACATAATTGCAATTCTGCTAATATTGCTTGTACTTGTCCCACTTTAGTTAAAGCTGACCACATAAAATATCTAGGTGTTACGATTGACACGAATCTAAATTTCCGTAAACACATCGAGTTACTATGCAAAAGAGTGCGtaaattaatgtacatttttaagaaCCTACGCCACATAGCCGACtataagttaattaaacagGTTTATTTGGCTCTGTGTCAGTCTGTTCTCACCTATTGTATTACATCATGGGGTGGAACTGCAAAGTCTATCTTGCTTCCTCTGGAACGCGCTCAAAGAGCAATTCTAAAGGTTGCTACCTTCCGCCCTTTTAGGTTTCCCACACACCAACTATACACTGCatgtaaaatactaacagtgcgccaactatttatattgcaaaCCATACTTTATCAGCACTCTGAGCTTCCTTTCGACCCAGTATCCCAAACCAGGAGGAGGAAAGATTTGGTTTGCTTTGAACCACAGACAAGACATGCATTTGCACAtagattttacgtatttttaggaccatttttgtacaacaaagtcaacaagatactaaatatatatagtgtaaattattataaatgtagtacATTGTTATCAGAGTATCTACTAAATCTTGATTACGCAGACACAGAAAAACTATTGGAAGTTTTAGTATGAATGTAAGATTAGTTTGTAAGTTGTTATTCTATTTCTGTACACATGCACCTAAATTGATAGTCTTGTAAGTGATGACCCGAAACACAGGTTTTTATAAACCTAGCTCGGGCAAGTCGCTAATTATACATAAGTctaggttaaaaagtaaattttcctatagttcctaaatattggtaagttacttattaagttattcctagtgcactagcataattattgattaatacttatttgtggctgtttcatgtaaattattttgtgaaattatgaaataaaggattatttaattatttatttatttatttataaatgcgaaagtttgggaatttgtgtgtatatttgttacagaAACACggcaaaacgactgaagggatcgatttgaaatttggaacaggagcagattatgatctggaataacacataggctactttataTCCCAAGGAAACACGGACGAAGTCGTTGGCAGAAtctagttaaaaaataatatatttaacaccTATcttcctataaataaatataccttgATAACTAGCCAGGGAGATAAGTAACTTTAATATGAATCGCATATAAGTAAGGACATGATTGAAACAAGACGAACGAGTTGCGAAATTACCCACAATCTATTTTTTCTGGAAGCATTCTCGGATGACTGATCATCATACAAACTTGAGGAGTTTGAGAAAAAACTGGTATCTTTGAGTTAAAGCTACCAATATTGGAATCTTCATTGCATATGGAGATATTATCACATACCTGCTGGCAAAAGAATTTATTGGTCAAGTAACAATTATCATTCTGTTATGTTCAttactttgttttcttttttgagtGGTTTCTGAGTTTCAGTTTAATTTCCGGGTGTGTCAGGTATGGCGTTATGGGaggtttc
This genomic window from Spodoptera frugiperda isolate SF20-4 chromosome 28, AGI-APGP_CSIRO_Sfru_2.0, whole genome shotgun sequence contains:
- the LOC126912658 gene encoding uncharacterized protein LOC126912658: MSNQTASPFGRSQLLQRSPPPTPNQPEPVQPIEQIPPQAPAVLAGELPPEVVSTPDIQKWIGSIDAVLTEVCTIVSEGKMNNDQKQRVSALCRNVLKGTSQMAVEYQALKQKTIQAHHTVLHLKEQLDLAESIKVIKNTIIDKLSPSDITSSSYANIVKKSSETLIRPANLSSVAIYPCDKTRTSEDTKSLVQKIISPEELKLHVRGLKKVRNGGVLIRTENKGDIEKLRNSTKLMSSGLTVEETPKRRPRIAVVGVPVALTEREVFDCIYEQNLSEKLANSTRESFLATVKLSHKSGKKGLPTCNYILEVSAAVRKVLINQGRIFINWTSCPVRDYTIVTRCFNCQQFGHAAKFCRETSPTCNHCGETGHSHKECNSKSSPPQCATCKRFKKKCDHQTGDAECPARKYAEINYINSIDYEGA